AAGCCATGGAGAAGATGGGCACAGCACAGAAAGCGTAGAGCAGCAATGCCCATGTAGGGACAGCCGCCCTCGGCTGTCCCGCTTGGGCGAAGCCCAGCGGAATTTTTCGGGTCTAGTAAGCCAGCACAATTCTCAAGTCGCGCAAATTGTTTCCTGTCGGCCCAGTCTCAATCGCATCGCCGAGCGCCCTGAAAAGCGGATGGGCATCGAACTTATCCAAAGCGGCCCGGACATTCAACCCGCAGCCTCGCGTCCGCTCCACCGTCGCGCCATCCACAACCGCGCCCGCCGCCGGACTGTTTCCATCCACTCCGTCGGTGCCAGCACTGAGCACGGTAATATTCTCGCCGGCAATCTTCTCCGCGCACGCCAACGCAAACTGCTGATTACGTCCGCCAATTCCGCCGTTGGTAACCTTTACCGTGACTTCTCCGCCAGAAATCAAACACACGGGAGAAAACTGCTTTCGCAATTCCCGTGCCCTCCGCAATAAATAGTCCGCGGCCTTGTGATAATCCCAGTCGTCGCAGGAATTGTCCACATGCACGATGAATCCGGCGCGCTCCGCGGCTACGCTCGCCTCTTCAATCGCGGTCTGGTTCGACAGCACCGTCCACCAGCGCGCGCGACCGAATGCCGGATCGTCGGACTTCGGGGTCTCGTCGAGCGTATGACGGTCGAACAGTTCCCGCGTCGATTGCGGAAATTGCTTCAGCAATTCGTATTTTTCCGCGATGCGATAGCAATCCTCCACAGTCGTGGAATCAGGCATGGTCGGGCCGGAAGCGAGGGCGTCGGGAGTATTACCGGGCACGTCGGAAACGAGCAGCGAGACCTGCTGTGCGGGAAACGCTGCCTGCGCCAGGCGTCCGCCCTTCACCGCGGAAAGATGTTTACGCACCGCATTGATCTCGGCGATGGGCGCGCCGGAATGCACCAAAGCACGATACGTCGCGATGAGGTCGTCGAGCGAAATCTCATCGTCGATGGGCTTCTCAACGATTGACGACCCACCGCCGCTAAGTAAAAAGATGACCAGCGCCGAAGCTGGCTGCGCCTCTAGCAGGCGCAGAATCGCGTTCGCCGCCCGCATGGAATCCGCGTTCGGCGTCGGATGTCCGCCCCGAAAATATCGGAATCCATGAATCTGGCTCGCGGGTTGTACAGAACTGGCCACGATTCCCTCGAGTGAGGAACCGATTTGTTC
Above is a window of Candidatus Sulfotelmatobacter sp. DNA encoding:
- a CDS encoding DUF4147 domain-containing protein; the encoded protein is MLETVDREFLFRQMRETARAVFLQTIAEASIRKGFSRHVHYERGILRLRDDLYDLQSHSRVLVVSLGKAGHTMAEALSEQIGSSLEGIVASSVQPASQIHGFRYFRGGHPTPNADSMRAANAILRLLEAQPASALVIFLLSGGGSSIVEKPIDDEISLDDLIATYRALVHSGAPIAEINAVRKHLSAVKGGRLAQAAFPAQQVSLLVSDVPGNTPDALASGPTMPDSTTVEDCYRIAEKYELLKQFPQSTRELFDRHTLDETPKSDDPAFGRARWWTVLSNQTAIEEASVAAERAGFIVHVDNSCDDWDYHKAADYLLRRARELRKQFSPVCLISGGEVTVKVTNGGIGGRNQQFALACAEKIAGENITVLSAGTDGVDGNSPAAGAVVDGATVERTRGCGLNVRAALDKFDAHPLFRALGDAIETGPTGNNLRDLRIVLAY